A portion of the Scleropages formosus chromosome 15, fSclFor1.1, whole genome shotgun sequence genome contains these proteins:
- the nkx2.4a gene encoding NK2 homeobox 4a, with the protein MSLSPKHTTPFSVTDILSPIEETYKKFGGMDGAGNLASPLGPYRQPQVSQPGMQQHSMGHNAAVATTYHMPHGVSQFSHGAMGGYCNGGIGNMGDLPSYQETMRSSAAATGWYGANPDPRYSTSMNMSGMGTLTGMADATKSMPPLHAAPRRKRRVLFSQAQVYELERRFKQQKYLSAPEREHLASMIHLTPTQVKIWFQNHRYKMKRQAKDKAAQQLQQQQQQQQQQEGSACQQQQAQQQAQQSPRRVAVPVLVKDGKPCQNGSNTPTQSQQQQQQQQQQQVQQQHQHQHQHQQPQQQQQNGSTIVIPASSNVLSQHQNQQVNALVQAQDLEEMSPSPPSLHSQMSSMAQMDTSAVDYTNNMVTSNLLYGRTCEEGAPRGPGRPRFYAKAPFGDPFVGISEVERVKPFASFTSGTSFLCSCSKCCYQECCSTF; encoded by the exons ATGTCGTTGAGCCCCAAGCACACGACGCCTTTCTCCGTCACAGACATCCTGAGCCCCATCGAGGAGACCTACAAGAAGTTCGGAGGCATGGACGGCGCTGGGAACCTCGCCTCCCCGCTCGGACCCTACCGGCAGCCCCAGGTGTCCCAGCCCGGCATGCAGCAGCACTCCATGGGCCACAACGCCGCCGTGGCCACCACGTACCACATGCCCCACGGCGTGTCCCAGTTCTCGCACGGTGCCATGGGGGGATACTGCAACGGGGGCATTGGCAACATGGGAGACCTGCCGTCCTACCAGGAGACCATGCGGAGCAGCGCGGCGGCCACTGGATGGTACGGCGCAAACCCTGATCCGAGATACTCCACAA GTATGAACATGAGCGGCATGGGGACTCTGACGGGGATGGCGGATGCCACCAAGAGCATGCCGCCCCTGCACGCGGCCCCGCGCAGGAAGCGGAGGGTGCTCTTCTCGCAGGCGCAGGTGTACGAGCTCGAGCGGAGATTTAAGCAGCAGAAGTACCTGTCCGCGCCCGAGAGGGAACATCTGGCCAGCATGATTCACCTGACCCCGACCCAGGTCAagatctggttccagaaccaCAGGTACAAGATGAAGCGGCAGGCCAAGGACAAGGCGgcgcagcagctgcagcagcagcagcagcagcagcagcagcaggagggcagcgcgtgccagcagcagcaggcgcaGCAACAGGCGCAGCAGTCCCCGCGGCGCGTCGCCGTTCCCGTGCTCGTGAAGGACGGCAAGCCGTGCCAGAACGGCAGCAACACGCCCACGCAGagccagcagcaacagcagcagcagcagcagcagcaggtgcaacagcagcatcagcaccagcatcagcatcagcaaccgcagcagcagcagcagaacggCTCCACTATAGTGATCCCTGCGTCCAGCAACGTGCTGAGCCAACACCAAAATCAACAGGTGAATGCGCTGGTGCAGGCCCAGGACCTGGAGGAGATGTCCCCCAGCCCCCCATCACTGCACAGTCAGATGAGCAGCATGGCGCAGATGGACACTTCGGCTGTAGATTACACCAACAACATGGTCACTTCAAACTTGCTCTATGGCAGAACGTG TGAGGAGGGGGCCCCACGAGGACCGGGTCGGCCACGCTTTTACGCAAAGGCACCGTTTGGGGACCCTTTTGTGGGCATCTCTGAGGTCGAAAGGGTGAAACCGTTTGCGTCGTTCACTTCTGGGACTTCCTTCTTATGTTCATGTAGTAAATGTTGTTACCAGGAATGCTGCTCCACTTTTTGA